A single window of Hyphomicrobiales bacterium DNA harbors:
- a CDS encoding hypothetical protein (Evidence 5 : Unknown function), with protein sequence MAYAGRTVTQKFVGLLLPIAAFVAAGLEHSVANMYLLPYAFLVQGAEAGISISAGGIAANLMAATLGNMIGGSLVALAYGHVCAGQ encoded by the coding sequence ATGGCCTACGCCGGCAGGACGGTGACACAGAAATTCGTAGGGCTGCTGTTGCCCATTGCCGCCTTCGTAGCTGCGGGACTGGAGCACTCCGTCGCCAATATGTATCTTCTGCCTTATGCCTTCCTCGTGCAGGGTGCCGAGGCTGGCATTTCGATTTCGGCCGGCGGCATAGCCGCCAATCTCATGGCAGCGACGCTTGGGAACATGATCGGCGGATCTCTGGTGGCGCTTGCCTACGGTCATGTCTGTGCAGGGCAATAG
- a CDS encoding hypothetical protein (Evidence 5 : Unknown function), whose amino-acid sequence MGFRIGVDIGGSFTDFAVFDELTGQLEALKVLSRPDLPGEEMLTGLRELERRYGINADAITYFDHGTTVGVNTVIQRKDLQLALFTTDGVVDVLELARLKSPDMYDLFSSRPAPLVPRSHVFGIHERLNANGAVVEPVDRASIMEAHRAARAAGCEGIVVSFLHSNKSRENERKAPPLLVEDGCTVPIFLSHEVWPIIREFERTTTAVVNGYVQPQVARYLASMQEALWQAGVRPELLSAPKATVHAAADERRTLRSIFKELLPDLSRMPKDRRGRRDPTCRAASHARGGIFLRARA is encoded by the coding sequence ATGGGTTTCCGCATCGGAGTCGATATCGGTGGCTCCTTCACAGATTTCGCGGTGTTCGATGAACTCACTGGGCAGCTTGAGGCGCTCAAGGTGTTGTCGCGTCCCGATCTGCCGGGCGAGGAGATGCTGACAGGACTCCGCGAGCTTGAGCGGCGCTATGGTATTAACGCGGACGCGATAACTTACTTCGATCATGGAACAACTGTCGGCGTCAACACCGTTATTCAACGTAAAGACCTTCAGCTTGCGTTGTTCACTACCGACGGCGTTGTGGATGTACTTGAATTGGCGCGCCTCAAAAGCCCTGACATGTATGACCTGTTTTCCAGCCGCCCCGCGCCGCTTGTGCCACGCAGTCACGTCTTTGGAATCCACGAGCGTCTGAACGCGAACGGCGCTGTCGTGGAGCCGGTGGATCGTGCCTCCATTATGGAGGCCCATCGGGCGGCGCGCGCGGCTGGTTGTGAAGGTATTGTCGTCAGTTTCCTGCACAGCAACAAGAGCAGGGAGAATGAGCGGAAGGCGCCGCCGCTGCTGGTGGAAGATGGATGCACTGTGCCCATCTTCTTGTCCCACGAGGTCTGGCCGATCATCCGCGAATTCGAGCGCACGACCACTGCCGTCGTCAACGGCTATGTGCAGCCGCAGGTCGCGCGATACCTTGCCTCGATGCAGGAGGCATTGTGGCAAGCCGGCGTGCGCCCTGAACTCCTTAGCGCGCCGAAGGCGACGGTGCATGCAGCGGCTGATGAAAGAAGGACTTTGCGCAGCATTTTCAAAGAACTCTTGCCGGATCTATCGCGGATGCCCAAGGACAGGAGGGGGCGGCGCGATCCGACATGTCGCGCCGCATCACACGCCCGGGGCGGCATCTTCCTGCGCGCCAGGGCTTAG
- a CDS encoding putative membrane protein (Evidence 3 : Putative function from multiple computational evidences), translating to MSETDASAHNPVISEVAKQPVESAVAVAGHPLHAMSVHFPIAFVIATLGCDVIYWWSADPFWLRAGLWAAGFAFVSGVGAGLVGTAELLLVRGIRMRAASWTHAVAAMMLISIAGTNWGLRLTDEAAVLPQGLMLSVLASIFTGLAGWHGGKLVFDHGIGLIISEKD from the coding sequence ATGAGTGAAACCGATGCCAGCGCCCACAACCCGGTGATCAGCGAAGTCGCCAAGCAACCGGTGGAGTCGGCGGTGGCGGTTGCCGGCCATCCCCTGCATGCGATGAGCGTGCATTTTCCCATCGCCTTCGTCATCGCCACGCTGGGCTGCGACGTGATCTATTGGTGGAGCGCAGATCCCTTCTGGTTGCGCGCTGGGTTGTGGGCGGCAGGTTTCGCCTTTGTGTCGGGCGTCGGGGCGGGTCTGGTCGGCACCGCGGAACTGCTGCTCGTGCGCGGCATCCGCATGCGAGCGGCGAGCTGGACCCATGCCGTCGCGGCGATGATGCTGATCTCGATCGCTGGCACGAACTGGGGCTTGCGCCTCACCGACGAGGCTGCGGTGCTGCCGCAGGGGTTGATGCTGTCGGTACTGGCGAGCATCTTCACCGGTCTGGCAGGCTGGCATGGCGGCAAGCTGGTGTTCGATCACGGCATCGGCCTTATCATCTCCGAAAAGGATTGA
- a CDS encoding putative membrane protein (Evidence 3 : Putative function from multiple computational evidences), whose translation MTEVYCGPAAAPEALGSAWNLDFAALLLSLVLVAAYVRTGTPRRDRAFWVATSIFVLLFISPFCALTVSLFSARAAHHVVLVSVVAPLLALSFPEDGRVRRRLPLALLVTLHGAILWLWHAPAVYEFAVRGALPYWVMQLSLLGSAFVMWRRILAPQTEIGPALLALLATVVQMGMLGALLTFAREALYAPHFTTTLPFGLTPLADQQLAGLIMWVPAALPYGIAAALLLAGNLDRGTAQRVGQR comes from the coding sequence ATGACGGAGGTATACTGCGGACCTGCCGCCGCGCCCGAGGCGCTGGGTTCCGCGTGGAATCTTGATTTCGCTGCGCTCCTCCTGTCCCTTGTGCTGGTTGCCGCGTATGTCCGCACGGGAACTCCTCGTCGAGATAGGGCATTTTGGGTGGCGACCTCCATCTTCGTGCTCCTCTTCATATCGCCGTTCTGCGCGCTGACGGTGTCGCTTTTTTCCGCCCGCGCCGCGCATCATGTCGTGTTGGTAAGCGTGGTGGCCCCGCTGCTGGCATTGAGCTTTCCCGAGGACGGACGGGTACGGCGGCGCTTGCCTTTGGCGCTGCTCGTCACGCTCCATGGCGCCATCCTGTGGCTGTGGCATGCTCCGGCGGTCTACGAATTCGCGGTACGCGGCGCGTTACCCTACTGGGTGATGCAGTTGAGCCTTCTTGGCAGCGCCTTTGTGATGTGGCGGCGTATTCTCGCCCCGCAGACCGAAATTGGGCCGGCATTGCTCGCGCTTCTGGCGACCGTTGTGCAGATGGGCATGCTCGGTGCGCTACTGACTTTCGCGCGCGAGGCACTTTACGCGCCTCATTTCACCACCACGCTGCCGTTCGGTCTGACGCCGCTTGCCGACCAGCAGCTGGCCGGACTGATCATGTGGGTGCCGGCAGCCCTGCCCTATGGCATCGCCGCCGCACTGCTGCTTGCCGGAAACCTGGATCGCGGCACGGCCCAGCGCGTGGGGCAGCGATGA
- a CDS encoding hypothetical protein (Evidence 5 : Unknown function) produces MWYGLWGNMKAKGRHPEKALSALRVRTLSQPGRYADGNGLYLVVDPSGARRWVLRVVVQGRRRDIGLGGASLVTLAEAREKALTYRKIARAGGDPLADGRQQ; encoded by the coding sequence ATGTGGTATGGATTGTGGGGTAACATGAAAGCAAAAGGTCGACATCCCGAGAAAGCGCTCTCCGCCTTGCGGGTGCGCACCCTCAGCCAGCCGGGACGCTATGCAGACGGCAATGGGCTCTATCTCGTCGTCGATCCCTCGGGAGCCCGGCGCTGGGTCTTGCGTGTGGTCGTGCAAGGTAGGCGTCGCGACATCGGCCTGGGTGGGGCGAGTTTGGTCACGCTCGCCGAAGCACGCGAAAAAGCCCTGACCTATCGTAAGATCGCGCGTGCGGGTGGTGATCCCCTCGCGGACGGGCGCCAGCAATAA
- a CDS encoding hypothetical protein (Evidence 5 : Unknown function): MPTPLIIFGRVHLRRLGYIIHNLLEPLLTFPSIDQLWRIISIVAAP; the protein is encoded by the coding sequence GTGCCAACGCCACTTATCATTTTTGGAAGAGTCCATCTGAGGCGGCTGGGATATATCATACACAACTTGCTCGAACCCCTGCTGACGTTTCCTTCGATTGATCAGCTTTGGCGCATAATCAGCATTGTTGCAGCGCCTTAA
- a CDS encoding hypothetical protein (Evidence 5 : Unknown function), which produces MRATDSSLSAKLAFEFLILTATRTSEVLDARWDEIDTDQAVWAIPKARMKAGREHRIPLPDRCVDILDTAKTLNGNPFIFPGQFLDRPLSNMALLMMLRRMKVDATAHGFRSSFRDWAAETTHFPRDVCEMALAHTIENKVEAAYRRGDLFDKRRELMVTWAIFATTPGAKAKP; this is translated from the coding sequence ATGCGCGCCACCGACAGCAGCTTATCAGCCAAGCTTGCCTTCGAGTTTTTGATCCTCACCGCCACCCGGACCAGTGAGGTCTTGGATGCCCGGTGGGATGAGATCGATACCGATCAGGCGGTCTGGGCCATTCCGAAGGCACGCATGAAGGCTGGTCGCGAGCACCGCATCCCCCTCCCCGATCGGTGTGTGGACATTCTCGATACCGCGAAGACCCTGAACGGCAATCCCTTCATCTTTCCGGGCCAGTTCCTTGACCGGCCGCTGTCGAACATGGCTTTGCTCATGATGCTGCGCCGGATGAAGGTCGATGCGACGGCCCATGGTTTCCGTTCGTCCTTCCGGGACTGGGCGGCCGAGACCACACATTTCCCCCGCGATGTCTGCGAGATGGCGCTTGCCCACACGATCGAGAACAAGGTCGAAGCCGCCTACCGCCGTGGTGATCTTTTCGACAAGCGCCGCGAACTGATGGTGACTTGGGCGATATTTGCGACGACGCCGGGGGCGAAGGCGAAACCATAG
- a CDS encoding hypothetical protein (Evidence 5 : Unknown function) produces the protein MRQLIGLVIDRESGFEIQKEFGRSIITMPARIDGFAVGIVATNPLIYAGAMDHTAARKQTRFIQLCDTFHIPIIYLVDQPGS, from the coding sequence ATGCGCCAATTGATCGGCCTGGTGATTGATCGGGAAAGCGGCTTCGAGATCCAGAAGGAATTCGGTCGCTCGATCATCACCATGCCCGCTCGCATCGACGGGTTCGCAGTCGGCATCGTGGCCACCAACCCGTTGATCTATGCCGGCGCGATGGATCACACGGCCGCGAGAAAGCAGACACGCTTCATCCAGCTGTGCGATACGTTCCACATTCCTATCATTTATTTGGTCGACCAGCCCGGTTCATGA
- a CDS encoding hypothetical protein (Evidence 5 : Unknown function), giving the protein MNPEAIRQQLTLAERHIHSGEHRIARLHELASLLIFSGIGATDVMARLEQEERQQEMRKMDRGRLLAMLAWYERAEKDKPILV; this is encoded by the coding sequence ATGAATCCGGAGGCCATCCGACAGCAACTAACCTTGGCTGAACGTCACATTCACAGTGGCGAGCACCGTATCGCGCGGCTGCACGAACTGGCCTCACTGTTGATCTTCTCGGGCATTGGCGCGACTGACGTGATGGCACGGCTGGAGCAAGAAGAACGTCAACAGGAGATGCGGAAGATGGATCGCGGCCGGCTGCTCGCGATGCTGGCATGGTATGAGCGAGCAGAGAAGGATAAGCCCATTCTTGTGTAA
- a CDS encoding membrane hypothetical protein (Evidence 5 : Unknown function), which produces MADETALPASPELTDAVFAALEDKAKLPAGSMIVLGILAGVYIGLGGLFATVALAGANDLPFGVAQVLAGLVFTVGLALVLIAGAELFTGNTLMAGPLAAGRLKASSASRALGIVYISDFVGSLLLAGVVLLAGVHEAGLDVPRSISARRSLTNRSARRSRAASLPTFSSVLLCGWPTPAGR; this is translated from the coding sequence ATGGCCGATGAAACCGCACTTCCAGCATCGCCAGAACTCACAGACGCCGTCTTTGCCGCTCTTGAGGACAAGGCGAAACTGCCGGCAGGCTCCATGATCGTGCTCGGCATCCTCGCCGGCGTCTATATCGGGCTGGGCGGCCTGTTTGCCACTGTCGCGCTGGCCGGCGCCAACGATCTTCCTTTCGGCGTGGCTCAGGTGCTGGCCGGGCTCGTGTTTACGGTCGGCCTCGCCCTCGTGCTCATCGCGGGCGCGGAACTGTTCACGGGCAACACCCTGATGGCGGGCCCATTGGCGGCAGGGCGGCTGAAAGCGTCTTCAGCATCGCGTGCGCTCGGCATCGTGTACATCTCGGATTTCGTCGGTTCGCTTCTTCTCGCCGGGGTTGTCTTGCTCGCCGGAGTTCACGAGGCCGGGTTGGACGTGCCGCGCTCGATCTCGGCGCGACGAAGCTTGACAAATCGTTCAGCGCGACGTTCGCGAGCGGCATCCTTGCCAACATTCTCGTCTGTCTTGCTGTGTGGATGGCCTACGCCGGCAGGACGGTGA
- a CDS encoding conserved exported hypothetical protein (Evidence 4 : Unknown function but conserved in other organisms), translating into MKAVLYVCGVLFAGSMLAGCQTSEARSAQLAKICADPGNRQPGSFYFAECQAVDPSSDKALQKDYMLGSPTGD; encoded by the coding sequence ATGAAAGCTGTTCTCTACGTTTGCGGTGTGCTTTTCGCGGGTTCCATGCTCGCGGGGTGCCAGACGTCGGAAGCACGATCGGCGCAGCTTGCGAAGATATGTGCAGATCCAGGCAATCGACAGCCCGGATCCTTTTACTTTGCGGAATGCCAGGCGGTAGATCCGTCGTCGGACAAGGCCCTGCAGAAAGACTATATGCTCGGTTCGCCCACGGGGGATTAA
- a CDS encoding hypothetical protein (Evidence 5 : Unknown function), with protein sequence MSRRITRPGRHLPARQGLGFSLVDGLDLRRLPGTVEDRFFGGRPPPPRSQRLARHLRIRARSASGLVAGAAR encoded by the coding sequence ATGTCGCGCCGCATCACACGCCCGGGGCGGCATCTTCCTGCGCGCCAGGGCTTAGGGTTCAGCTTAGTTGACGGTCTGGATCTTCGGCGGCTGCCAGGAACCGTCGAGGATCGCTTCTTTGGGGGGCGCCCCCCCCCCCCCCGGAGCCAGCGGCTTGCACGACATCTACGGATCCGCGCTCGCAGCGCATCTGGGCTAGTCGCAGGGGCGGCCAGATAA
- a CDS encoding Protoporphyrinogen IX oxidase, with amino-acid sequence MIWLKMLHLATIAIWSAGLVSLPGLYVQRAHVPDDETKHRLQALVRFLYVGIISPAAFVAVGSGTALIFIRQSFEPWFSLKLGFVGALVMIHILTGLVLIRLFEAGNVYPVWRFVAVTLVTLMAIGAILIIVLAKPDVPDFLPDTVMEPGALRRIAEDLNPFRR; translated from the coding sequence ATGATCTGGCTGAAGATGCTGCACCTTGCCACGATTGCGATCTGGAGCGCCGGACTGGTCAGCCTTCCCGGTCTCTACGTGCAGCGCGCGCATGTGCCGGACGACGAGACGAAGCACCGGCTGCAGGCGCTGGTCCGCTTCCTCTATGTTGGAATCATCTCCCCTGCCGCCTTTGTCGCGGTGGGTAGCGGCACGGCGCTGATCTTCATCCGCCAGTCCTTCGAACCCTGGTTTTCGCTGAAGCTCGGATTCGTCGGTGCGCTGGTGATGATTCACATCCTGACCGGTCTTGTCCTCATCCGTCTGTTCGAGGCTGGCAACGTCTACCCGGTATGGCGTTTCGTAGCGGTGACGCTGGTGACGCTCATGGCCATCGGCGCGATCCTTATTATCGTTCTCGCCAAACCGGACGTACCGGACTTTCTTCCCGACACCGTGATGGAACCCGGCGCGCTGCGCCGGATCGCCGAAGACCTCAATCCTTTTCGGAGATGA
- a CDS encoding Fusaric acid resistance family protein, whose translation MSSSSANGDPLSGILRLKPATWRWSRAIRSALCIGIPFTFGLIIDDTMTGMWIAMGCLMMITGESSGSYRSIYTKMLISAPIGALGYILGYLGSLPWGVVVASMVAVGFISALLSSKNRVLSIGTLQTLLLASIALGVPAIATFWQPAVLYLVGALLYALVLGIEVLIRGWHAQDNLSEHSAAETRSEKADGLLAAMVAPAFAFAICLGAAYSTHWVNDTAHWFWVPLTVGLVMKPDFGSIRDRALQRIIGTLVGVLIGALALALLPKGLPLIAVMSALAGVLPWAMQRSYTFQAVFLTPLVLILVDVIVPGTSDIDYGVQRLIDTAIGGAIVIVVGYLPLQYLRGRSKNI comes from the coding sequence ATGTCTTCATCGAGCGCAAATGGCGATCCACTCTCGGGCATTTTGCGATTGAAGCCTGCGACGTGGCGGTGGAGCCGCGCAATACGATCTGCCTTATGCATCGGGATCCCATTCACGTTTGGCTTGATTATCGACGACACCATGACGGGCATGTGGATCGCCATGGGATGTCTGATGATGATTACGGGCGAGAGTTCGGGCAGTTACCGCTCCATCTATACGAAGATGCTGATCTCCGCACCGATAGGTGCGCTTGGCTATATCTTGGGCTACCTTGGTTCATTGCCGTGGGGTGTGGTTGTCGCCAGCATGGTAGCCGTTGGGTTCATATCAGCCTTGCTGAGCAGTAAAAATAGAGTGCTGTCCATCGGTACGTTGCAGACTCTGCTTCTTGCTTCAATTGCATTGGGCGTTCCCGCTATTGCGACTTTTTGGCAGCCTGCTGTTCTATACTTGGTCGGCGCATTGCTTTACGCTTTAGTCCTTGGCATCGAAGTTCTAATTCGCGGTTGGCATGCTCAGGATAATCTATCTGAGCATTCGGCCGCAGAGACCCGCTCTGAAAAAGCAGACGGATTGCTTGCTGCGATGGTGGCTCCGGCTTTCGCCTTCGCAATCTGCCTGGGGGCGGCTTACAGCACGCACTGGGTCAATGATACCGCGCACTGGTTCTGGGTGCCACTGACGGTAGGTCTTGTGATGAAACCAGACTTTGGCTCAATTCGCGATCGCGCGCTGCAACGGATCATTGGCACTCTCGTAGGCGTACTGATTGGTGCACTGGCGCTGGCATTATTGCCAAAGGGCCTCCCATTAATCGCGGTCATGTCTGCTTTGGCCGGGGTTCTACCTTGGGCGATGCAACGCTCCTATACTTTTCAGGCAGTGTTTCTGACGCCGTTAGTCCTTATTCTCGTTGACGTGATTGTGCCCGGTACTAGCGATATAGATTACGGAGTGCAGCGGCTCATCGACACCGCCATCGGAGGTGCCATCGTGATCGTCGTCGGATATCTGCCTCTTCAGTATCTTCGTGGGCGCAGTAAGAATATCTGA
- a CDS encoding AI-2E family transporter, protein MSSPAVERSSFLAVIVLTTAAFAWLLWPLSGALLWAIILAILFNPLYRRLLRHFGGRANLAAAISLLACVFIVIIPGAVVVAALAQEAAALYERVSRSNFDISNGLEGIRAYLPRFVLDALSTFDIGSLEELQQRLTAFLAQAAQFIASRALSIGQGTAQFFVSIGVMLYVLFFLFRDGSKLAVTIRRASPLNAHQTDHILGKFSAVVKATVKGNVIIALIQGAIGGIAFWALGIEAALLWGVLMAILSLLPAVGAFLVWGPASAYLMLSGQYTQGFVLLAVGILVISMIDNLLRPPLVGAGTKLPDYLILVSTLGGLSLFGLNGFVIGPLIAALFVAVWSLFIEDRSRATIAEKRSAERSTLSIHDDDR, encoded by the coding sequence ATGTCGTCGCCTGCTGTTGAAAGAAGCAGCTTCCTCGCGGTAATCGTTCTGACGACTGCCGCATTCGCGTGGCTTTTGTGGCCGTTATCCGGCGCGCTCCTATGGGCGATCATACTCGCGATTCTCTTCAACCCGTTATACCGGCGGCTCTTGCGGCACTTCGGCGGACGCGCAAACCTCGCCGCGGCAATCAGCTTGTTAGCATGCGTCTTCATCGTGATCATTCCGGGTGCGGTGGTCGTCGCAGCGTTGGCGCAGGAAGCAGCTGCGCTTTACGAGCGCGTAAGCCGAAGCAACTTCGACATTTCAAACGGTCTCGAAGGCATCCGCGCCTATTTGCCGAGGTTCGTCCTCGACGCGCTATCGACCTTCGACATCGGGAGCCTTGAGGAGTTGCAGCAACGCTTGACGGCTTTCCTCGCGCAAGCCGCGCAATTCATTGCAAGCCGGGCTCTCTCCATAGGCCAGGGCACGGCCCAGTTCTTCGTCAGTATCGGCGTGATGCTCTATGTGCTGTTTTTTCTCTTTCGGGACGGGTCGAAGCTTGCCGTCACCATACGCCGCGCGAGCCCGCTCAACGCTCATCAGACCGATCACATTCTGGGCAAGTTCAGTGCGGTGGTGAAAGCTACCGTGAAGGGCAATGTGATCATCGCGCTGATCCAAGGTGCGATCGGCGGGATAGCGTTCTGGGCGCTTGGTATCGAGGCGGCTCTGCTGTGGGGTGTGCTCATGGCGATCCTCTCGCTGCTGCCTGCCGTGGGAGCTTTTCTCGTTTGGGGACCGGCGTCCGCATATCTCATGCTGTCCGGCCAATACACTCAAGGATTTGTCCTCCTTGCGGTCGGCATCCTCGTGATCAGTATGATCGACAATCTGCTGAGGCCCCCGCTAGTCGGGGCCGGAACCAAGCTGCCGGACTACCTCATTCTTGTCTCGACACTGGGAGGCCTGTCCCTTTTCGGCCTCAACGGCTTTGTGATCGGCCCCCTCATCGCCGCCTTGTTCGTAGCCGTTTGGTCCCTTTTCATTGAGGATCGGTCGCGCGCGACAATCGCAGAGAAGCGGTCCGCCGAAAGATCAACGCTGAGTATCCATGACGACGACCGTTGA
- a CDS encoding Cytochrome c oxidase polypeptide II has protein sequence MGAGIGFTHGEKSPFDATSPQKAAWFRPLAAIAFPLVVAGGCGGPLSALEPEGPSARGAAVLWWFMLAGSAVIFLAVSMMLALALLRPQALRAFGASRTILWAGLVVPSLILAALVGAALALGERLLATTREEMPLRIEVVARQWSWEFHYPDGSSSSGRLHLPAGEDVDFAVTSEDVIHSFWIPRLGGKIDAIPGHENVVRLRADKPGVFGGVCAEYCGTGHAVMPFTVEAHDKAGFDAALVALSGKALP, from the coding sequence GTGGGCGCTGGCATCGGTTTCACTCATGGTGAGAAATCTCCCTTTGACGCCACAAGCCCGCAAAAGGCCGCTTGGTTCCGTCCACTTGCCGCGATCGCCTTCCCGCTCGTCGTTGCGGGCGGCTGTGGCGGCCCGCTTTCGGCATTGGAGCCGGAAGGCCCGTCAGCGCGCGGCGCGGCCGTCTTGTGGTGGTTCATGCTCGCCGGCAGCGCCGTCATCTTCCTCGCCGTCTCAATGATGCTGGCGCTGGCACTTTTGCGGCCGCAGGCGCTACGCGCCTTCGGCGCTAGCCGCACCATCCTGTGGGCCGGGCTGGTGGTTCCTTCCCTGATCCTCGCCGCGCTGGTCGGTGCGGCACTGGCTCTTGGCGAGCGGCTTCTGGCCACCACGCGCGAAGAGATGCCCCTGCGCATCGAGGTCGTCGCGCGGCAATGGTCATGGGAATTCCACTATCCCGACGGATCCAGCAGCTCCGGTCGGCTGCATTTACCGGCCGGCGAGGACGTCGATTTCGCCGTCACCAGCGAGGATGTGATCCATTCGTTCTGGATACCGCGCCTCGGCGGCAAGATCGACGCCATTCCCGGCCACGAGAACGTCGTGAGGCTGCGCGCCGACAAGCCGGGCGTCTTCGGCGGCGTCTGCGCGGAGTATTGCGGCACCGGCCACGCGGTGATGCCGTTTACCGTCGAAGCGCATGACAAGGCGGGCTTCGATGCTGCGCTGGTCGCGCTTTCCGGGAAGGCGCTGCCATGA
- a CDS encoding hypothetical protein (Evidence 5 : Unknown function), which yields MKNHRPCPSCGVERAGQRSLIEDLAFEYRIPLINLIDASGGSVASIRKGGHGVFPGLHGFERSVQLLGIMPVVSVVLGVAAGGPAGRAVLSHFSTMVRRTSQLFAAGPPIVARAMKKELTREKLGGSEIAVNAAGTIDNVADSEAEAIAIALRFLRFMPQNVWEAPLAH from the coding sequence ATGAAGAACCACAGGCCGTGTCCATCGTGTGGCGTCGAAAGGGCGGGACAACGCAGCCTCATTGAGGACTTGGCGTTCGAGTACCGGATACCCCTGATCAATCTGATCGACGCCTCTGGCGGAAGCGTCGCTTCTATCCGCAAGGGCGGACACGGGGTGTTTCCGGGGCTTCATGGTTTCGAACGCTCTGTGCAGCTGCTCGGAATCATGCCTGTTGTGAGCGTGGTGTTGGGAGTTGCGGCCGGCGGCCCGGCAGGTCGAGCCGTGCTGTCGCATTTCTCAACCATGGTGCGCCGAACGAGTCAGCTTTTCGCAGCCGGTCCGCCGATCGTCGCGCGAGCGATGAAGAAAGAGCTAACAAGAGAAAAATTGGGGGGGTCCGAAATCGCGGTCAATGCGGCCGGCACGATCGACAACGTTGCAGACAGCGAAGCAGAAGCCATCGCGATTGCACTGCGTTTCCTGAGATTCATGCCTCAGAACGTTTGGGAGGCCCCCTTAGCACATTGA